A window of Nonomuraea angiospora genomic DNA:
ATCGACGAGACGGTCAACATGGTCATTCGCGCTATGGGTGAGCACCAGGTACAAGTGGCTCGCATCGATCCCGCCGACACCGGCGCAGGGCTCACGCTCGGCGCTCGCATCGGCGACGGCGTGCCCGCGCGATCCGCCGGCTGATCTCCCCGCGGGCGTCCATGCCATCACCCCTGTGTCTGTCGCTCCCCGACAACGGCGTGTAGCTCCTGCATGATGCGTTCCCAGGATGGTATGCGGGACTGTGGCGGGGCGGCGGGATCGAACAGGACCCGCACGCCCATCTCCCGAAGCATGTCCAGGCTCCGCTGGAAGGCGAGATGCCGGGCTAGCGCGTCCTTCAGCAGCGGCACGGCCAGGATCGGGACGCCGAACCCCATCACCTCGCACAGCAGTCCGACGGCGAAGGTGTCGGCGATGCCGTTCGCCCACTTGTTGATCGTGTTGAACGTCGCCGGAGCCACGATCACCGCGTCTGCGGGAGGGAGACCCTTGGGATCCTGCGGCAGGCGATATGTGCTGCGGACCAGGTCACCGGTCAGCCGCTCCAACTCCGGGACATCGACGAAGCGTTCCCCCATCGGCGTGGTGACCACGTGCACCTGCCACCCGGCCGCCTGAGCCACGGCGACCAGGTGGTGGAGGTCGGCGGCAGCAGGTGCGGCACATGCGATGACGTAGAGAACGCCGCGCGTGCCCCCGTGCGGTTCCATGCTGGTGATCCTAATGAGAGGCCGGTATCCGCACTCGGTGACCGGCCTGTGGAGTCGTGCAGGGCATGTGAGCCGACCAGGGAATGACGTCACCGGTGAGTGACGATCGCCCTGGATCGACTCAGACGCCTGTGGATCTTGCCGGGCAGGTTCGGCACGGATGCTTCGCCTCGTCCACGGTGCTCAGCACCGGTCTGTGCCGGGTCGGCGAGAACTGGGATGGCGGAGCGCGGCGCGACGCGAACGGCGCTCAGCACAGCGTCTCGGCACTCGGCCGACGACCGGAAGGCCTCCCTCACGGGCTGCCGTGTGTTTGCTGGAGTGTTCGGTAGCTGCCAGAGTGACGAGGTGTCTCGCCTTGTTCCTGAATTGATCTGCTCCGACATCCAGGCCAGCTTGGCCTTCTATCGCCTGCTGGGTTTCAAGATTCGCTATGAGCGCCCCCAGGAGCGATTCGCCTACCTGGAACGTGACGGGGCGGACCTGATGTTGGAGCAGCCGCTGAGCCGGGACCGTCTCTACCCGCGCGCGGCGCTGGACCACCCCTACGGGCGTGGGATCAACCTCACTGTCGAAGTGGATGATGTGGACGAGATTCACACCATGCTGCTTGCTGCGGGCTACGAGATGTGGTTGCCGTTGGAGGAGCGCTGGTACGAGCGCAGCGTCGACGCTGTCGGCGTGCGCCAGTTCGCGGTGCAGGACCCGGACGGTTACCTACTGCGCATTTCTCAGCAAGTGGGAACCCGCTCTCGATAGCTGCTCACTTTGGCTCGGGTGCGTCCTCCGGCGGTAGGTGGCCGGCAGCCGGTCCGCCTGGCTTTGCGGTTGGGCGGATGCCGTGTGAGCCGGTGATCGTTTCTGCCGGATAACCGGCAGGTCAACGCCGACGAGCGTGCGGTAACCGGGGTCGCGTCCGAGGGGTGCGGGGACCGGCAGGGCCCCGCCTGGGGGTGTGGGGGCTCGCCCCCAC
This region includes:
- a CDS encoding flavoprotein; its protein translation is MEPHGGTRGVLYVIACAAPAAADLHHLVAVAQAAGWQVHVVTTPMGERFVDVPELERLTGDLVRSTYRLPQDPKGLPPADAVIVAPATFNTINKWANGIADTFAVGLLCEVMGFGVPILAVPLLKDALARHLAFQRSLDMLREMGVRVLFDPAAPPQSRIPSWERIMQELHAVVGERQTQG
- a CDS encoding bleomycin resistance protein, whose product is MSRLVPELICSDIQASLAFYRLLGFKIRYERPQERFAYLERDGADLMLEQPLSRDRLYPRAALDHPYGRGINLTVEVDDVDEIHTMLLAAGYEMWLPLEERWYERSVDAVGVRQFAVQDPDGYLLRISQQVGTRSR